The following DNA comes from Candidatus Neomarinimicrobiota bacterium.
AGAGTACAGTATCTGTTGATCCAGAAATACTACCTTACGATTATGCCTTACACCGTAATTACCCGAATCCCTTCAACCCAATTACAACCCTTCGCTATGATTTACCGGAAAATAGTGAAGTGAATATTACTATTTATGACATTATGGGACGTGAAGTAAGAAGTTTGGTAAACCAAACCCAAGATGCCGGGTTTAAGTCAGTAGTTTGGAATGCAACGAATGATTTAGGACAACCTGTGAGTGCTGGGATGTATTTATACAGAATTTCCGCAGGTGATTTTGTGCAAGTAAAGAAAATGGTATTGCTAAAATAAATATCTAAAAGAACTATAAGCCTATTAATTAAATAAGACTCCTTATAAATTGATGAAATCGGTTAATACACTTTCCCGCCGTAGCTTTTTCAG
Coding sequences within:
- a CDS encoding T9SS type A sorting domain-containing protein; protein product: MKSILDDIQVMNTSTRSIVYQNNFELANEQTLIPRVLMQKRSSRDMVSTTFTLTVNQSTVSVDPEILPYDYALHRNYPNPFNPITTLRYDLPENSEVNITIYDIMGREVRSLVNQTQDAGFKSVVWNATNDLGQPVSAGMYLYRISAGDFVQVKKMVLLK